A region from the Natronomonas salsuginis genome encodes:
- a CDS encoding MTH865 family protein: MVDKDELREQFTEAFEGAEYPVNSPMDLLPALPQGPGTKFESGDFSMTAMELNAKAGDSQDFPYDSVEELVDDLMNGLEDADLL, encoded by the coding sequence ATGGTAGACAAAGACGAGCTCCGAGAGCAGTTCACCGAGGCGTTCGAGGGCGCAGAGTACCCAGTCAACAGTCCGATGGACCTCCTCCCGGCGCTCCCGCAGGGGCCGGGGACGAAGTTCGAATCCGGTGACTTCTCCATGACAGCGATGGAACTCAACGCCAAAGCCGGTGACAGTCAGGACTTCCCGTACGACTCGGTCGAGGAGCTCGTCGACGACCTGATGAACGGGCTCGAGGACGCCGACCTGCTCTGA
- a CDS encoding metal-dependent transcriptional regulator: MLSAVMEDYIKAIYAIGNDTGERVGTSELAEYLDVTSPTVSSMLKKLEERGLVDREEYRGVRLTEEGEIVALEILRHHRLLESFLTDHLDYDWADVHEEADRLEHHVSEELTARIADALDNPGVDPHGDPIPDADLKLPDERGRSRLSDASEGDRAIVRRIRHQGDEELRYLSDAGIEPGTEVEVLEVAPFGLVTVRTLNGDQSLPKEIARLIETTPATEAEA; encoded by the coding sequence ATGTTGAGCGCCGTCATGGAGGACTACATCAAGGCGATATACGCCATCGGGAACGACACCGGTGAGCGCGTCGGGACCTCCGAACTCGCCGAGTATCTGGACGTCACCTCCCCGACGGTCTCCAGTATGTTGAAGAAACTCGAAGAGCGCGGGCTCGTCGACCGCGAGGAGTACCGCGGCGTGAGGCTCACCGAGGAAGGCGAGATCGTCGCCCTCGAGATTCTCCGTCACCACCGCCTGTTGGAGTCGTTTCTGACCGACCACCTCGACTACGACTGGGCCGACGTGCACGAGGAGGCCGACCGGCTCGAACACCACGTCTCCGAGGAGCTGACGGCGCGAATCGCCGACGCGCTCGACAACCCCGGCGTCGACCCCCACGGCGATCCGATTCCCGACGCGGACCTCAAACTCCCAGATGAAAGGGGGCGGTCGCGGCTCTCGGACGCATCGGAGGGTGACCGCGCCATCGTCAGACGCATTCGCCACCAAGGAGACGAGGAACTCCGGTACCTCTCGGACGCGGGGATCGAACCGGGAACCGAGGTCGAAGTCCTCGAAGTCGCCCCGTTCGGACTCGTCACCGTTCGGACGCTGAACGGCGATCAGAGCCTCCCGAAAGAGATCGCCCGATTGATCGAGACGACGCCGGCGACTGAAGCCGAAGCCTGA